AGCCTGTTCCCACTGCCACCCATGCCAAGCAGAGTCCTGCACCAGCTGCCAGCCTTCCCACCCCAAGGGAAGTGGCCGCAGTGAGTAGGGGCATCCGTGCCCTGGCTGACATACCTTTCTGTTCCCAGAGAAGAGAAGGGTGAGCTGGTGGATGGAGCCCCCATTCCTGGTGAGCTCCTTCTTAAGGGTCCTGGGAGAAGGCAGGGCCCAGTGGGTCTTGGGGCTCTGGCTGTCCATGCAGTTGAGGGTGGTGTCAGAAGTGAAGCAGTGGCTCTTGGCCTCCTGCAGCAAGCTGCCCTCACTGTGCGTGCGGCGCCGCAGGGAGCTCTGCACACTCAGGGTGTAGACCGGCTCGCAGCCTGGCGTAGCAATCATGCTGCTGCGCTTGCCCTCATTTCTGTCCAGGTAATGCTCATCACTGTCatcctcctcgtcctcctcctcctcctcctcgtcctcttCTTCATCCTCCTCGTCCTCCTCATCCTCATCCTCATCCACCTCCCTATCAACCGTGCTGTCCTCAGCACCCTCCACGCTTTGGCTGAAAGTGCTATCCAGGCGCAGCTCTGGAATCACAAAGGCTGGGCCGGAGCTCTGCCGCTCCCTCACACTCTCAGCTGGAGTTGCTGCTGTGTTCTCCCAAGAGGCACTCGAGACAGCTGGGACAGCATCCTTGGACACTCCACCACCAGGGCCCTGTGTGGCtggaggggcactggcagctgCCACATTCTCCTCAGAAGGCATTTCCCTTGACTTCTCAGATTCAGTCTCAAGCATCTGCCAGGAAAAGAAAGAGCCAAAGGAACAACAGGATAAGTCAGGACAAATCCAGAACATCCCCCAGTGCCCAGATGTCATGTTGTAGGGAGGTCAGGAACACCCACCAGTCTCCTGAGAGGTGCATGTTAAATAGAGGGGCCAGACTCTATTTCTCCTCCCCCAGTCTGCACCCACAGCTAGGTtactgcatacacacatgcacaagtgGGGCTTGGTGAGGTCCCAGCCCAGACTGCTCTGGAAGTGGAGCAGTGCTACCCTCCATTGTTGGTGCTAGAGGAGACCTTCTTACTCCTCTCCAGGTGGAAGGCAACACTGGGTTCTCTCTCagcacaatcacacacacactgaaCTAGAGGGTGTTGCCAGCCATTATCTGTATTACAGCAGTTCCTAGTGCCCCCCAAACACAGTGCTCCCCAAGGGCTCTCCATCTATGGTAAGGCAAGAAGCAACCAGTAAGGGTAAGAA
The window above is part of the Alligator mississippiensis isolate rAllMis1 chromosome 12, rAllMis1, whole genome shotgun sequence genome. Proteins encoded here:
- the RGS3 gene encoding regulator of G-protein signaling 3 isoform X7, which translates into the protein MLETESEKSREMPSEENVAAASAPPATQGPGGGVSKDAVPAVSSASWENTAATPAESVRERQSSGPAFVIPELRLDSTFSQSVEGAEDSTVDREVDEDEDEEDEEDEEEDEEEEEEDEEDDSDEHYLDRNEGKRSSMIATPGCEPVYTLSVQSSLRRRTHSEGSLLQEAKSHCFTSDTTLNCMDSQSPKTHWALPSPRTLKKELTRNGGSIHQLTLLFSGNRKQLSRADPECGYEDGDEASHKKRSKNLAKDMKNRLGIFRRRNESPGANPASKLDKVLKSLKPTPEEALKWGESLEKLLLHKYGLAAFRAFLRTEFSEENLEFWLACEDYRKIKSQSKMVSKAKKIFAEYIAIQSCKEVNLDSYTREHTKENLQNITRSCFDLAQKRIYGLMEKDSYPRFLRSDLYLDIINQKKASPTL